Proteins encoded together in one Actinomycetota bacterium window:
- a CDS encoding methylenetetrahydrofolate reductase: MAIVREQIAVLRRSCDAFLVPDSHLGRATVSSISVAHEVGYLQGRAVACLNARDRNLLGFQRDLLTAAAYGVEALLLVYGDRPREGARSSLTVRQMLGELEESDLTGRFRVGVAADVTRELQAWKRQADFVFTQISFDQDAVTHWRERTGFEGKVYAGVVVLASDKMARRLGEIIPGLDVPESLLRDLARGADVGVRFAVEQVTRLRDSGTVDGVHLIPARQYRQTAAALDHVGI; encoded by the coding sequence ATGGCGATCGTCCGCGAGCAGATCGCTGTGCTGCGGCGCAGCTGCGACGCGTTCCTCGTACCCGACAGCCACCTGGGTCGGGCCACCGTCTCCAGCATCTCGGTCGCCCACGAGGTCGGCTACCTACAAGGCCGGGCGGTGGCCTGCCTCAACGCACGAGACCGCAACCTGCTCGGATTCCAGCGTGACCTGCTCACCGCCGCTGCGTACGGGGTCGAAGCCTTGCTGCTGGTCTATGGCGACCGGCCTCGTGAGGGTGCAAGAAGCTCCCTGACTGTCCGACAGATGCTCGGCGAGCTGGAGGAAAGTGACCTGACGGGACGCTTCCGCGTCGGTGTCGCCGCCGACGTGACGCGCGAACTGCAGGCCTGGAAGCGGCAAGCGGACTTCGTTTTCACCCAGATCTCGTTCGACCAGGACGCGGTGACGCATTGGCGTGAACGGACCGGGTTCGAGGGGAAGGTCTACGCGGGGGTGGTCGTGCTCGCCTCCGACAAGATGGCTCGTCGCTTGGGCGAGATCATCCCCGGACTCGATGTGCCTGAGTCCCTCCTGCGGGACCTGGCACGTGGCGCCGACGTGGGTGTCCGGTTCGCGGTTGAACAGGTCACCCGGCTGCGCGATAGCGGCACGGTTGACGGCGTGCACCTCATCCCCGCCCGTCAGTACCGACAGACCGCAGCGGCCCTCGACCACGTCGGTATCTGA
- a CDS encoding SRPBCC family protein, protein MGRTDRASIVIRAARERIYAALLDPSALETWLPPDNMKGRVLEFDARPGGVFRMELTYLDGNQGKSSDHSDVTEVTFIELVPGERIVQRVVFDSDDPQFAGAMTMTWSLLETGDGTRVEIRADDVPPGISSEDHATGLTASLNNLASYLAAP, encoded by the coding sequence ATGGGACGAACGGATCGAGCAAGCATCGTGATCCGCGCCGCGCGGGAGAGGATCTACGCCGCCCTGCTCGACCCATCGGCGCTCGAGACGTGGCTGCCGCCCGACAATATGAAGGGTCGCGTCCTTGAGTTCGACGCGCGACCCGGCGGCGTCTTCCGCATGGAGTTGACGTACCTGGACGGCAACCAGGGCAAGAGTTCCGACCACAGCGACGTCACCGAGGTCACGTTCATCGAGCTGGTCCCAGGCGAGCGCATCGTCCAGAGGGTGGTCTTCGACTCCGACGACCCGCAGTTCGCCGGTGCCATGACCATGACCTGGTCGCTGCTTGAGACGGGAGACGGCACGCGCGTCGAGATCCGGGCCGACGACGTCCCGCCAGGGATCTCATCCGAGGACCATGCGACCGGACTCACCGCGTCGTTGAACAACCTTGCGAGCTACTTGGCGGCTCCCTAA